Genomic DNA from Paenibacillus borealis:
GGCTCCGCCATCAGAAACAGGGCAGACCAGAATGGAAGCGAGAAGCAGACTTGTTCTATATGAGCTTGATCCTGCATGGTTTGAGAGGAAGACGAGTGAAATTCCCGGCTACAGCAAGGGGGATATTATCTTTTATGAGCAGGGCGCTGTAGACAGCTTCAATCAGGGGCATAGTGTAACCTGGCATGATCCGCTGGTGCAGACGCTGCAGAATCTAGCAAATCTTATCCCCTATGATTATTTGCGGGATGCAGAGATTGGAGAACAATTAAGCAGGAAGCCTGCGGGTCCGGAGGAAACCCGGAAGATCATTACGCATGAAGGCGTTATGTTCACACAAATGATATGGAATAAGGCTGGCCGCACAGCTGAAGTGGAGGTTAGTGTCCCGGATGGTGATTATTATCAGGTCTTCCTGCGCTCTGGCACGGACTCGGATATTATGATTATTCAGAAAATTATTTGGATGAAATGAAGCACTGCCAGATCTGGTTACGCCGGGAATTTTACCGGAACAGGCACTTTTCACCGGAGCCAAGTGTTATAGAGTTATACAAGCAAGGAGGTGAGGGCAACGTCACAGGAGCATTTGCCGGATAGGCAGCAGGTGGAGGAAATCATTATCAGGGTACAGGCGGGGGAGCAGGAGTGTTTCTCCTATATTGTGGATCTGTATCAGCAGCCGGTGTACCGGTACTGCTGCCGGATGCTGGGGAACAAGCAGGATGCTGAGGATGCGGTGCAGGATGTGCTGGTCAAAGCCTATCAATCCATCAGGGGGTACAAGCCCGCAGTTAGCTTTCCGGCTTGGTTGTACCGGATCGCCGGGAATCATTGTCTGAATCTGCTGCGCCGGCGCCGCATGCAGGGACACTTCCTGCGGTTGTTTCGTTCCGATACGGCAGCGGCCAGTCCGGAGCAGGTGCTGGAGGAGCGGCTATACAGTCCGGCGCTTGAGGCTGCGATTGGACGACTGTCGCTGGAGGAGCGGAATTTACTTGTGCTGCGGGTATTTGAAGAGCAGACCTTTCTCGAGATAAGCGCCATTCTGAACATTAGTCCTAACGCACTGCATA
This window encodes:
- a CDS encoding RNA polymerase sigma factor, translated to MRATSQEHLPDRQQVEEIIIRVQAGEQECFSYIVDLYQQPVYRYCCRMLGNKQDAEDAVQDVLVKAYQSIRGYKPAVSFPAWLYRIAGNHCLNLLRRRRMQGHFLRLFRSDTAAASPEQVLEERLYSPALEAAIGRLSLEERNLLVLRVFEEQTFLEISAILNISPNALHKRMERIKRKVRETMQAEEGISWNGQESAMNTKI